The genomic window GACTCACGGTCCCCGCGAGCAATCGTCGCGAAGCCCGCGTTCGTTGAGGACAGCCGCTTGAAATCGATTCGGATCTTGTCCCGTTTGGCTGCATTCCCAAGAGTCCGTTCCAAGTATTCATCCTTCCACTCGCCGGCAAACGAAGCGAACTTGCTCAGTTCTTCGGGGAGGTCAGGACCTTCTGTCTGGTCCAAATCGTACACAAGCAGCACCGGATGCATCGGCGCGAGGATGAGCATCGGTCGCGCGTCCTCTTTGAGCCGCCGTTTGAACCTCCGAAACCAGTCTTTCTCCGTGGCATAAAACGAGCAACTGGGATTCTGAATGCGGACTAGCATGTTGTTGTAAGGGGCGTAGTCCTTGAATCGCCCCATGAAGTCGATCATTTCCTGAAAGGCTTTCGAACTGCGGTAGGCGAGGCTTTGCCGCAGCAAGGAGTCGATGCCGGATTGAATATCCTTCCGGGGCGATTCAGCTCCAGCCAAAACCTGATCGAGTTCATCTCGTTCGAGAAGAGCGTCCAGGTATTGCCGGCAGGAGTTCTGGAGTGAACTATCTTTCGTGAGCGCCTTGGCTGCGTCCTTGATCATCCAGCGGGATTGCCAACCGAACGCTGACTCGATCTGCTCAACGAGTTCCCATGCCGAAGGTTGACGGTTCGAAAAGAGGATGTCGCGAATCGCCGCCTCGATCTGCTGTTCCGACACGGTTGCTTCTGGATTCAGTTCTTGGCTCATGCTCCCGCCTTTCGCTTGCGCTCCCGCGCCTGCTTCTTGGTCTTGAGCGAATAGTGCAAGTCGTTCCAGCGGGCGCCGTCCAAGGCATCGCCGCCCATAAAATCGTCGCTGTGCTCGTCCCAACTCCAGAACCACGGGAAATCTTCCTTCGACCGGTGCGGTTCCTTGCCGCGATCTTTGCCGTAGTTGATCTTGGGCGTCACGCGCAGGATGCAGGCGCCCTTTTTGGGTTTGGTGACGGGCGCAAGCGAAGTCTGGAGCCACGGGCGGATGTTCAGCCGCACGCCGTCATTGATGTCCGGCGCCCAGCCGATCGGCTGCTCGCGGAGCGGCTTCCAGCGGATAAAGAGGTCGTAAGGTGTTTCGCCTTCAAGGATTTTTTCGAGTTCGGCTTTGAGATGCTGCGCGGCGGTGAGCCGGGCGTCCGCGCCCTCCTTGCCGGCTTTCACTTCGCCCTGCTGGCGCTCGATCCAGCGGCCCACGTAGGTGTAGATCAGCTTTTCAAGCGTCTTGCGGCCTTCGCCGTTTGGCGCGGCGAGCTTGTGATAGTTCGCCAGCGCATGAAAGCCGTCCTTGCGCCCGTCCCAGATGTGCCAGACGAAGGGGCGCTGATGGAAGATCTGACAATGCTCGGCAAAAAAACCGTCGCGGAGCCAATCTTCGAGCGAGTCCCATTCGCCCAGGAGTTCCTTGAGCTTTGCGGCGGACCATTCTTCGCCGTAGGCGTCTTTGAGCAGGGCGCGCAGGCGGTCGGCGGCCGAGGCTTCGCCAGCGATCGAGGCCAGCGGCACGATGCCATCGGCGTCGGCGTGCACTTCGAGGCCATCCGGGCCGAGCGCAGGACAGTCGAGGAAACTCGAACCGGTCTGCCGCGGCCAGCGATAGCCAAGCAGGCGGGCGACGGCGACCTGGAGCGGGTGGTCGAAGCCTTTGGGGTGGCCATTGAAGAGCCACTGCGTGGGGTTGTCGGAGTGCGGCTTGGGGAGGCCGTTGGGAGATTTCTCTTGGGCGACGCGCTGCCAGTGTGCGAGGTCGAAGGGGACTTGAACTAGAGTG from Pseudacidobacterium ailaaui includes these protein-coding regions:
- a CDS encoding ImmA/IrrE family metallo-endopeptidase, producing the protein MSQELNPEATVSEQQIEAAIRDILFSNRQPSAWELVEQIESAFGWQSRWMIKDAAKALTKDSSLQNSCRQYLDALLERDELDQVLAGAESPRKDIQSGIDSLLRQSLAYRSSKAFQEMIDFMGRFKDYAPYNNMLVRIQNPSCSFYATEKDWFRRFKRRLKEDARPMLILAPMHPVLLVYDLDQTEGPDLPEELSKFASFAGEWKDEYLERTLGNAAKRDKIRIDFKRLSSTNAGFATIARGDRESKMRIAIHEELDAPSRYGVVCHELAHIYLGHLGTDEDYWWPSRTNLSHKTVEIEAEAVAFLVTSRLGLQGTSASYVSRYLSEGAIPESVSLDLIAKAAGRIEEMARRTFEARRSRWERAEQGRLL